One window of Camelina sativa cultivar DH55 chromosome 4, Cs, whole genome shotgun sequence genomic DNA carries:
- the LOC104780074 gene encoding ABC transporter B family member 22-like has protein sequence MKCFRNIRSIFMHADGVDLILMGLGLFGAIGDGIITPTIFFIIGLLLNDIGGSSGNETFMHAIIKKAVALLYVACAAWVICFVEGYCWTRTGERQASRMRGKYLRAVLRQDVSYFDLNVTSTSDVITSVSSDTLLIQDVLSEKLPNFLMNASAFVASYIVSFIMLWRLTIVCFPFFILLLIPGLMCGRALISISRKIREEYTDAGSIAEQAISLVRTVYAFGSERKMVAKFSAALQGSVNLGLRQGLAKGIAIGSSGINYAIWGFMTWYGSQMVMYHGAKGGTIFAVIICISYGGTSLGRGLSNLKEFSEAVVAVERIVKVINRVPDIDSENLEGQILEKIKGEVQFKNVKFMYPSRLETPIFNDLCLMISSGKTVALVGGSGSGKSTVISLLQRFYDPAAGEILFDGVSIDKLQVKWLRSQMGLVSQEPTLFATSIEENILFGKEDASMDEVVEAAKSSNAHDFISQFPLGYKTQVGERGVQMSGGQKQRIAIARAIIKSPTILLLDEATSALDSESERVVQEALDNASIGRTTIVIAHRLSTIRNVDVICVFHNGHIVETGSHEDLMENLDGQYTSLVRLQMMKNEESDNNISVGMGDSQFSILSKDVKHSPRFSIQSQSNLLTASSVDTDDLGAIPKDKKKHVPSFRRLMAMNKPEWKHTLYGCISAVLYGALQPVYAYASGSMVSVYFLTSHDEMKEKTRIYVLLFVGLAVLCFLTSIIQHYSFAYMGEYLTKRIRENILSKLLTFEVSWFDEDQNSSGAICSRLATDAKVVRSVVGERVSLLVQTISAVSVACTLGLVIAWKLAIVMIAVQPVVVACFYTQRIVLKSISKKAIKAQEESSKLAAEAVSNIRTITAFSSQERILKLLKKVQEAPQRENIRQSWLAGIVLATSQGLMTCTSVLGYWYGGRLIADGEIMSKAFFELFILFVSTGRVIADAGAMTTDLAKGSDAVGSVFAVLDRRTNIDPESPDGFIPQNIKGQIRFANVDFVYPTRPDVFIFKNFSVEINEEKSTAVLGPSGSGKSTIISLIERFYDPLKGTVEIDGRDIRSYHLRSLRQNIALVSQEPTLFAGTIRENIMYGEASDKIDESEIIEAAKAANAHDFITSLSRGYDTNCGDKGVQLSGGQKQRIAIARAVLKNPSVLLLDEATSALDSQSERLVQDALEHLMVGRTSVVIAHRLSTIQNCDMIIVLDKGEVAECGTHSSLLGKGPTGTYFTLVSRQRTHC, from the exons ATGAAGTGTTTTCGAAACATAAGATCGATATTCATGCACGCGGACGGTGTGGATTTAATACTGATGGGACTAGGTTTATTTGGAGCCATCGGTGATGGCATCATCACTCCTACAATATTTTTCATCATCGGCCTGCTACTGAATGACATAGGTGGTTCCTCCGGAAATGAAACCTTCATGCATGCCATCATAAAG AAAGCTGTAGCATTGCTTTATGTCGCTTGCGCAGCTTGGGTGATATGTTTCGTTG aagGATATTGCTGGACAAGGACAGGGGAGAGACAAGCATCAAGAATGAGAGGGAAGTACTTAAGAGCAGTGTTAAGACAAGATGTGAGTTACTTTGATCTTAATGTAACAAGCACTTCTGACGTTATCACCAGTGTATCCAGTGACACTCTTCTCATCCAAGACGTCCTTAGTGAAAAG TTACCAAACTTTTTGATGAATGCATCAGCGTTTGTGGCAAGCTACATCGTGAGTTTCATCATGTTGTGGAGACTCACAATCGTATGCTTCCCGTTCTTTATCCTCCTCTTGATCCCTGGACTGATGTGCGGACGAGCCCTTATCAGCATCTCGAGAAAAATACGCGAAGAGTACACTGACGCCGGTTCTATTGCCGAGCAAGCTATCTCGTTGGTGCGAACCGTCTATGCATTTGGTAGTGAGAGAAAGATGGTAGCAAAATTCTCAGCTGCACTTCAAGGCTCAGTGAACCTAGGGTTGAGACAAGGACTAGCTAAAGGAATCGCCATTGGGAGCAGTGGTATAAATTATGCAATTTGGGGGTTCATGACTTGGTATGGAAGTCAGATGGTTATGTACCATGGCGCTAAAGGCGGTACTATCTTCGCAGTCATCATTTGCATCAGCTATGGTGGCAC ATCACTTGGTCGAGGCTTGTCGAATCTCAAAGAATTCTCAGAGGCAGTTGTAGCGGTGGAAAGGATTGTCAAAGTGATAAACAGAGTTCCTGACATTGATTCAGAGAACCTAGAAGGTCAAATTCTTGAGAAAATTAAAGGAGAAGTCCAGTTTAAGAATGTGAAGTTCATGTACCCATCTAGACTCGAGACCCCAATctttaatgatttatgtttAATGATTTCATCTGGGAAAACTGTTGCCCTGGTGGGTGGAAGTGGATCAGGAAAATCAACTGTGATATCACTTTTACAAAGATTTTATGATCCGGCCGCAGGAGAGATTCTCTTTGATGGTGTGTCCATTGACAAATTGCAAGTAAAGTGGTTGAGATCACAAATGGGTCTTGTTAGCCAAGAGCCAACACTCTTTGCCACATCAATAgaggaaaatatattatttggtaAAGAGGATGCATCCATGGATGAAGTAGTGGAAGCCGCAAAGTCCTCAAATGCTCATGATTTCATTTCTCAGTTTCCTCTTGGTTACAAAACTCAG GTTGGGGAGAGAGGAGTGCAAATGTCAGGGGGTCAGAAGCAGAGAATTGCAATTGCACGTGCGATAATCAAATCACCAACAATTCTCTTGCTAGACGAGGCAACAAGCGCATTAGACTCAGAATCCGAAAGAGTAGTTCAAGAAGCCTTAGACAATGCCTCTATTGGTCGTACAACTATTGTTATTGCCCACCGTCTCTCTACTATTCGTAATGTTGATGTTATATGTGTATTCCACAATGGTCACATTGTAGAAACTGGATCACACGAAGACCTCATGGAGAACTTAGATGGTCAATATACTTCTCTAGTGCGCTTACAGATGatgaaaaatgaagaatcagatAATAACATTAGCGTAGGTATGGGAGATAGTCAATTCTCAATTTTAAGTAAAGATGTGAAGCATAGTCCAAGGTTTTCTATTCAAAGCCAGTCTAACTTGCTCACGGCTTCAAGCGTTGATACGGACGATCTTGGTGCAATTCCGAAGGATAAGAAGAAGCATGTGCCATCTTTTAGGAGATTGATGGCGATGAATAAACCAGAGTGGAAACATACATTGTATGGTTGCATAAGTGCAGTCTTATATGGGGCTTTACAACCAGTGTACGCATATGCTTCAGGATCAATGGTGTCAGTGTATTTTCTAACGAGTCATGATGAAATGAAGGAAAAAACAAGGATCTACGTGTTGCTTTTTGTTGGCCTAGCTGTATTGTGTTTTTTGACCAGTATCATTCAACATTATAGTTTTGCTTACATGGGTGAATATCTAACGAAACGTATCCGAGAAAATATTCTCTCCAAGCTATTGACCTTTGAAGTAAGCTGGTTTGATGAAGACCAGAACTCAAGTGGTGCAATTTGCTCTAGACTAGCAACAGACGCAAAAGTG GTGAGATCTGTTGTCGGTGAACGCGTATCATTGTTAGTACAAACTATATCAGCAGTGAGCGTAGCTTGCACACTTGGTTTGGTCATTGCTTGGAAATTAGCCATTGTAATGATTGCGGTACAACCTGTGGTTGTTGCGTGTTTCTACACTCAACGCATTGTACTCAAAAGCATATCCAAAAAAGCCATTAAAGCACAAGAGGAGAGCAGCAAACTAGCTGCCGAAGCCGTCTCCAACATCAGAACCATCACAGCTTTCTCGTCACAAGAACGGATCCTAAAATTACTCAAAAAGGTTCAAGAAGCCCCACAGAGAGAAAACATCCGCCAATCATGGTTAGCAGGGATTGTGCTAGCAACTTCTCAAGGCCTCATGACATGTACTTCAGTTTTGGGTTACTGGTACGGTGGTAGACTAATTGCTGATGGAGAGATCATGTCAAAAGCTTTCTTTGAGTTGTTTATACTCTTTGTGAGTACTGGTCGAGTTATTGCGGACGCTGGAGCCATGACAACGGATCTAGCCAAGGGCTCGGATGCGGTTGGTTCAGTGTTTGCAGTGTTAGATCGCCGCACTAACATTGATCCGGAGAGCCCGGATGGATTTATCCCACAAAACATAAAAGGACAAATCAGATTTGCAAATGTGGACTTCGTGTACCCAACACGACCTGATGTGTTTATATTCAAGAACTTCTCTGTTGAGATTAACGAGGAAAAGTCAACAGCGGTTTTGGGTCCAAGTGGGTCAGGGAAGTCCACAATAATTAGTTTGATCGAGCGGTTCTATGACCCGTTAAAGGGTACTGTGGAAATCGATGGCCGTGATATAAGGTCGTATCATCTGAGATCACTTCGTCAAAACATAGCTTTGGTTAGCCAAGAGCCAACGTTGTTCGCTGGGACTATCCGTGAGAACATCATGTACGGAGAGGCATCTGACAAGATTGATGAATCAGAGATTATTGAGGCGGCGAAGGCAGCGAACGCTCATGATTTCATTACATCACTATCGAGGGGTTATGACACAAACTGCGGGGATAAAGGAGTACAATTGTCTGGCGGTCAAAAACAGAGGATAGCGATCGCTCGTGCGGTTTTGAAGAACCCATCTGTGTTGCTCCTTGATGAAGCTACGAGCGCTTTGGACAGCCAATCAGAGCGCTTGGTACAAGATGCACTCGAGCATTTGATGGTTGGAAGGACAAGTGTTGTGATTGCACATAGGCTTAGTACGATTCAAAACTGTGACATGATAATTGTTTTAGACAAAGGGGAAGTTGCCGAATGTGGAACGCACTCTTCCTTGTTGGGAAAAGGTCCGACGGGCACATATTTCACATTGGTCAGTCGCCAGAGAACTCATTGTTGA